GCGTTTCGAAATGTTAAGTGCTTTGAGTGGGTAGAACTATACCGATTTTTTCACATTACCCTGGCCAAACGAAATTCCAACACTAGGAAGCTATGTTTTGCGTTAGGAAAATGACCATTTGGGCAGGTTGGATATGAATATGCATTTTCGGAATAAGCTGCGCGAGAACGAAGGAACATGGTGCAAGTAATGCAGACATCCGTGATGCATGTTATTTATGATGTTgggtcctttttttttcactgctcaTTTCAAAATACATACATTTCTGCGTTACACATTTGGTTCTATAGATAAGTGGTTGCGACAGTGGGGCTCTTGCATCTAATTATGAATATTATGACCGTTCTGTCGTAGTGAATCATAGCCACTTGTCTTGTGCCCTGCTCCAATAAAGTCTCGCACATGTCGCAAAAGGTGTAGTCGGAAGAGAGGACAGCGTCACCCTCAGCATGTAGCATGGCCTTGACCACAGACTTGCGTTATTATCAGTTGGGCTTGGTTCCAATGCCtctttgttttaaatgcgaagcatttcttagcaaactttggcgactttgagcgtatctatctatctagccgcttacgttttggtgctctcatggtcacccccttaacttggcgtgaaacGAAATTAGcgtgagagggtaagatggtttgaagaatatgacgcgctggtcaagacatgaatattatcacaatcccgtcgcgtgcgttgtcaaacacttcccgccagacaggggcacatacccacgggtaggtatgtgccacaggtgattcacacttgatatctacccaggaacgatgaaaACATACATGGGCAATTTTgacacgtgagcgttaagaaatacccgacatcggtagcgtcgacccgacgaatgcaaagaataaacgtcagtgttaagaaaaatctgacataggcagcgttggcccCCCGATgagtgcaaataataaatttcagggtcccagcaggaatcgaacccaagcattctgcgtggcagtcaagcatcctACCACCGAGCTAATCCAGGTCTCAAAACTacctttcaaatagacgctaatcttcgtgaaacgtgaatagtggttgcagtggtgcctacccaattttataaacattacatatgtacacctttgatacagccgtcacgtcgggttaacgtccattgtggttaggtgccatgtgcTGCAGTCGATTTATGTAGCCGTGTTCAGGGCCCACATCTTCACGAGGATaagcgcttcatatcaacttctagtgttgctaatacgcatgttctagttgtcaccattgcgcaagtgcaaacaactggttatataaacatcttcaactctttgacacatgtctgtgcgtgcaacatttttacatatatttagcaccattgcatgacatgtcgctcaatatAAAAACTTGCAACACGGTagccttctctccgcatgcttcacataacgtcgattcccaagaacactctgccaattttttttagtgCCGAGCAATGAAAGACTGAACATAGTAATTATGAAAATGTGATCGACAGCGTTTGGAGAAAAAAGCTCCATAAGTTTAACAGGGCAACTATGACAAGGTATAGCTCTGGTTGCACTTACATTCGCAATTCAATACGATACCGCGGGACGGTTGAACTATGGCGACATTACGTTGCAGCACTAAATTACGTGTCCTTCGTATTTCATTCCATGTCCACGCACATGTaactgcaatatttttttttcttggaatttACAAGTGACCCCTTTATTTTAGGTTCATGAAAGAGAGAATGGCTGGTATTGCCCACCTCCTGCTTTTCGCTGCCCTTTTCGGTGGTAAGTATTCACAAATCCACATTAAAGAAACTGCGTAATAACGTGTTAACAGCAACTGTCAGAAACTATTCAGTTCACGAAGGATGATGTAACAGCACACAATTTACGCGAATCTGCTATTTGACTAACTAGTTGTACAATTCACTGGTATAATGATTGTACACGGCAGCATTTAAACGCCAACATAACTTGTTTGGGAACGCTAAAGAAATGGTGTTTCGTTCGCATTTACAGCTTCCTGGGCGGGTGGCGCAAAAGATTCCAATGCATTCATGGACCTAATCCTTCTCCAGAAAATGCCAAACCTTGTGCGATCAAACTCGAGACTGTTTCCGAATGTAACCATCCCGGAATTTAAGTTCAAGGTAAGGTTGCACTGCTACCTCGtggaaaatattttgtttttcataTAGTACGTGGTGTTCTATGTGTCCTTCTGCCCCCAGTTCCCTTTTTTGCATAATGTTCCTTAAGTACCATCCATTAATACATGAGCAATGACAGCTTCACTTCAGGGAAGTGTATAAAGAAAGGATAACTTTTACGCGAGTTCGGGATCTTAATCACTTTTCTATTTTGCTAAAATTCGTCCTTATGTTCAGTATATTTGCTTGCCATGTTTAGAGGaatatgtttttgaaaaaaggaaGCGTGAATCGAAGTCTATAATAATTTAAACGCTGGCCTCATAACGACTTCAGCATTTCCCATCATGTATTCAGAAATAGTCTTTAGCGTTTCTGGTTTTTGGCACGACAAACATGTGCACTTTGTCCAGCCTTACTGTTGGCTGCTTCAGACGGGTAATCAGCGTACTTTAACCTTTATTGTCCTTCAATGTCCACTTGAAGCATGGTTTCAAATGAAGTACATTTCTACATGATAGCATCTGAGCTCGCCGCCGGTAAATCAGAAAGCGATTCATATAGCTGACATATATAAAACAGTGCTTGTTGTGTTCATGCCCGTTTGTTTTGGAATCCAGGTTGAGAATACGCGGGGTCTCAATCGTGACCTCAAGGTCAAGATGAAGGAAGGAGCGGTGAGAGGTTTCGATACCGGCATTCGCCGTACCACTGACTGCAACCCACCTGCACCCGTAGCATTCAACGTTAGTGTCTCCTGTATTCTCAACTTCAACGGCCTCTACACCACCTTCGTCGCAAAGGTATGTGCTCTTGCAGGTAATATAAGCATAAGAACATCCTAATTGCAGACTAATAAGATTGCCTACTTCGTGAACATTATCGCAACATAAGCAGGACCCCtaccttttacagcgaaagctgtcatgggATTACAACAGGAGATTTTGATTGCTAGTCATTCTTCGCCACCCCTGctgccgccaccggtgtctgTGACCCGCGTTtagtaaaaaaaagaataccCAGGGTGAGATAGGATTTTAACCAGGGCCCTCTGCGTGGCAATTGAGGAGCCAATCACAGACTTGTGCCTGTGATCAGAAGTTTTTCACGAAAAGATCCTATACTGGTGCCATGCTagaagtcatgcaaatatatgGTATATACAGTGCAACAAAAGTGTGAAATAATGACCAGGCACAACGCAATGTGAAATGCATCATGAATGGGCCATTCTTCATtctcgtcagccacagcatcaacaaagttgAAATAATGCGTAAGAGATTTGTGGCGGGTACATCGCTTCTACTCAGAACGATGAATGTAGGCTTAATAGATGCCAACTAACTTTAAAAAATATGATGATTCATTGCGTAGTGATTACTTTGCAAGTGTTCTTGTATTTGTCGCTCGAATGGAATTTACAGTGGAACCTTTTAGCCTTCTCAGTGACTGTGTGGCGTGTTTCAACCCAGGCCTGGTTTCTTTAAAAAAATAGTCTTTCTtaggatacttcaacgcaaagatttcagtctgtctgtctgttgatgACTGTCCAGCCATTCAGGAACTCGATGAAAATTTAAGCTTGTGCTCAAAGCCCCCCAATATTAACCTAAtatcatacttgtgaacattatcaactaaaaaaaaaatagtacgCTTACTTGAGACGCAACATCAACGTGTTAGGCAGTGCCTCTTTTCatatagaaactgcacagatacgtaattctaaagactgAAATGTTCATTAGGCTgtgctgacaatgcgacgctatgaaCGAAAAGTGGGAGCTTCCTACGCTTCACTAAAAACTTCTGCAGCTTTAACTAAAACGACTCTGCACAGCCACCTACCAGTGGTTCTGCGTTATTAAGTAACTTTCGTTTCttcacattactgccagatggcgccataTCTCAAGCAGTGCCTCCAGATagagaagactatcgtctttcaacgtcCTTTGTAGAGACGCACGGAGATGGGCggccagtttttttgtttttttttctttctcattattCCCGTGAATTTACAGTTCAAGCTAACCGATCTTAAGTGAAGCGTTCATAAACATGAATGTTTCTTTAGTTTCTGTACAAGCTAAGAAAATTCATTGCGAATGTCGCTAGAAGTCACATTATGTGGGCCCATTTATATCACGCATTCAAACACGCGTTGATTATAAAAAATATTATAACCTGGATGCAAAGCTCTACTCAACGTTCACGCTGAAATATTCCGTGCACACTCTGCTATAATCGCACAACCCTCAAATGTCTGGAGACGCACCACAAATATGATTGAACCACAGAAAACCGTTTTACCTTCGCAACGAAAGAAATAGTCTCACTGATGCACAAAGCTGTCCGACCCATGACGTCCGTCTGCTGCGTGCGCCCGTTGATGTAGGCTTCAGCACATCCCCCTTTGGGGAGGATACGACACAGGCTGCTAAACTTGTATCTGACTACATCGAAACTGGGAAACATGCATTGAAGGCTTCTCGTGGGTGTAGCTTCCGCACAAGAACTGCAGTAGAAATCTAACAAAATAATTGTGCCACGATAGAGTACCTAACCTATTGGAATGGCGCATTGCCTACAGTTTGCATGCCTGCGCAAAACTACCTAATTTACGGTGGGAGAAACATTTAGTGTAATATCGGGTAGGTTTTGCAGTTCTTCAAGAATATTCGTAATTTACTTGTGCATTAAATATTACAAGCAGCGTTGTAGCTTGAAAAGATACTTGTCAATGCAGTTTTGAAATATAAATTGATTTACCTTCTAGAATCAGTTTCTACAGTTTGCTTTTCGTTGTAGACGCTGCGTCGTGATCCCGCTTCGAGCTTCGGGGGCTTCGTTAGGATATAAACGATTATGAAAACAACACTTGTATTCTGAGATTTAGAAAGTCGGGATTTATCTTCAGCCTTCCACAACAAGCTGTATTCACGCCATGAAAGTGACTGTTGATTGTTATTCCGCGTCGGGGCAAATCCTTGGCAAACAATATCGACACACAAAAGCTCCAAAAATTCAGCAGTAGGCTGAGTGCTTCCTACTGTAGGCCTTCTAAGTTGATTCTGCCCGGAGGGCCAGCCATAATGACGCGTATTCGCTTGCCATATTGCCTCACAGTTCTGAGTACACAACCTGCAATCTAACGTGTTAGACAACACTACACCTTACAACTACTGAAACAAAAACTCGGAAGATGAGTGACTACGCGCTTTTGATTTACCATATTTATTGAACACGCATCCCGAGCCTGGGGAGAGCCACAGGCTTAAAAAATAAGGCATCCATTGAACGTTTTCGTTTCGATGTGTTCGCAGACTGAGGGCGACAACCTCCTGGGCACCGAGAAGCGCGTTCCCGTCAACGTGACCGTCGTCGATACCACGGGACGCTTCGAAGCCACGTCAGCTACCGGACGGGCAGGCGTCGTGCGAACTTTCCACATCGACAAGATCAGGCTGCGCACTACTTACGGCGACAACCTGCACCTCAACGACGCACGCAAAACGGAATTCCTTCGCCAGATCGAAGAGAAAGTGACGGCTGTGCTGTACGATGCTCTTTACAACGAGTACATGCACCTTCTCAACCGTGCACTAGATGGGCTGCGATTTCCCAATCCCTGAGTCGGCGATGTCTGTGATTGCCACAGTACATGATATTAGTGAATGTGCGGACATAATAGCAACAAAGTCCGCAGCCAGGCGACAAGGTTTCGGAATGGCACCACAGTGGCACAAGTGCTGCAAAGATGAATGCACTCAAACAGAGGAGCCGagaagagcatttctttttttttctttaaattattaTTCATATTAAGAAAAACGATTTTGCGTGCCAAACCTATTGTTTATGCTATAAGATCACTTCACAATCATGCTTTTTATAAGTTGCAATAATTGAATCAATAAAGCTTTTAACACACGTCCATACTACAACTCTGTTGTTTGTTGCACCAACCAGAGAACGATGCGACTGCATTAAGCACTGTTTCGCAATTGGCAGGTGTAGTTTACTGATTGTTTCGCACGTTAACATATCATTCATTTGCAATGGTGGACAAATCTCACTGAAAATGTCAAGAAATAAGAACACTCAGAAGCGCCAACGCATGCGGATTCCAGTGATGTTATTTCATTTTTGACTGAAGGAGCGCGAACAACAAAGATGCAGTCAGACAAACGTGAGGACCTTGACAAAGTCACAGCCTGAAGCTTTTTTGCGTCATGGAACCTAAACATGGCTCTGGTCTTGAGACGCAAACAATGTCTTCTCACATTATAAAGACTACAAGATGTGTTAGCAAAGTGCTCAACTTTCACATTGAATCGAAATGCCATTTTCGCTGTTACTCACTTTCTAAAAACTTTCGCCGCGAAACCCCTTAGTTTGAGACAAGAGACATCGCTTCGGATGAGGGAACGTAATTCCTCCAATCTGAATCACAGGATACAGGTGAGGAATTTCTTTCGCGCGTTCATTTGGCCGACTTGTACACCGATGGTGGTTTCAGAGGGTCTTGCGTTGCCTTCGTGCACGAGTCTTGTGACGTGTCGGGTAGATCTGCAACCGGAGAGCGGAATTTGCCGAGCATCGGTGAAGCGAACACAGTAGACGTACGGAGGGAAGGCTAGACCAGCGCTGCATCGGTGCGACTACGTTCAGTCGAGTGGAAGGCGCTGAATGATACAGCTCGTGAGGTAAGTACCCGAATCAAACCATGGGCTTTTTATTGAAGAACGCGCTTGAGCTTCGGAAATGCTAATAGTATTAAGAACCTTAAAACTACCTTTTGAATAACTTGCATTGTTGATACATTCTGCACCACCGCATGACAGCAGATATTATGTGGAAAGTGGGAATGTTTTGCGCATCTTCGCATGAGGCCGCTGACACGCTCATCAAACCACTAGCAATAACAAAGTGATCTATGACATAAACAGCACTATATACTGAAAACAccatagtaaaaaagagaaaggtCAGTTGAAATAACATACTGCGAATATATGATATCAGTGTTTCGGAATCGCAAGCTACTGTCACAAGTACTAAGCGCTTTCGAGGCCCCCCAATGTGAGCCTGTGCATGTGTATTCTATTTACTCAGGAACTTTCATGGGTCTCTCCGTAATGCAGTGCAGTGAACATGATTAAGTCAGCTCACACGTTTGTAGAAAAAAATTACCCAGTATGCCACTTGTACTAATTTCGTTTATGGTCATACGACTGTCATTCACAGATTACCTGCATCCATTATGGCCCGACTGCTACTTTGCCTTGCATCGCTGGTAATCTTTGGTAAGTGTCCAGCCTTGTTGCTTATGAAAGCAGTAAGGTCGCCTTTTGCCCATAATTTATTTGGTCACATCATTCTCAGGGTTGTAAGCGCGATTAATATTGTGCCTCAAGTAAGTATGCATTGAGCATATTTTTTGGCAATTTGGTTTCTGATACACTTACGCTACACCCATACTTACGTTTGAGCGAGCACAGCAGATATTGTTTAGTGTGAGGATAAATGGAAACGCGTATGATCTGTGCCGACAATAGTCCTTTGCTGagacattttttttccttacttttcACGCAGGCGCAGTTCACACATCGACAGTAGGTGATTCCAATAGGTTTCTTGACATCATTCTAGAAGACAAGCTCCCACGACAAATCAGGGACTTGAAGAATGTCTACCCCTTTGTGAAAGTACCCTACTTCAAGTTCAAGGTTAGTAGACGACGACATCACTGAAATGGAATATCATGATCAATGTGTTGAGGCCAGAAGTATCGATGCAAGTGAGAATGCGAGTGAAATCATACGCTTTGCGCGAGCAAGCCAGAAagacgtgaacatcaaacattCCCAGAAATTACGGACATCTGAACATGGCGCCATCTCTCGGTGGCGGGAACACCAGCCTGCCATTACTGAATGGAAAATAGGGGAGCAAAATCTTATCTCTTGAAAAAAGCTAGGTATGAAAAACGACCACGTGTTATACATAACAGAGACCCACTGGTATAGTTTGGTGAAATTGTAGTATCACGTGAAAGAGCGTGTGACTTCCCAGGATAATTGAACACTGCCCATATAAACGCATAGGAATACATTGTTCAATATTGAACACTTCATAAAGCTAGTGTGAAGCCTTGTGAGACTGTTCAGATAAGTCTGTGCTGTATAGAACGGGGCACCGATTTTGATAACTACCTTATTTTTGTCAGACATGATTTTCTTCAATTATTCGCCATTCACTTACGGCAAGCTGCCGCTTTGGCGGACAAGAGATGGCACTACGTGTTGATGTCCCCAAATCTTGGTCATGCTGCCCTAACTTTCTCTCCTGGTGTACTTTTATTCACCAGATAAAAAGCACTGGAATCACGAACAGAGAACTCAAGGTGAAGGTGAAGTACGGAGTGTTGAAAGGTTTCGACACCGGTGTTCGCCGAATCGGAGAGTGTCACCCACCGGTTCTCATCAAGGGCAACATCACCGTTTCCTGCCTGCTGGAATTGAAAGGAATCAACGCCTCTTTAATAACTGAGGTAAGGAATCACTGTTGCTTTTACTAACAAATAGCTTTGTGAAGTGCCACAGAAATAAGCTGCTGACTGAAGGCACGCTACGTGTTGCATATAGTGCTCGTGGTTTATATTCACTCACCTTATTTTTctctggctctttttttttcacaaccaaGTTTCTCCCCCCCCCACTTCTTGGGCATACAACTAAATATAATTTCTTCCTTCCGGCTTTTACGTCATAATCACGGTGAAGCCCTCAATTTCAGACGATATTCGCGTGCATTCACACGCGAGCGATTTTGCCCCAAAAGCGGAGCGGCAGCCGTCGCACGAGGTTGAAACCAGTTTTCAGGGTGCCTACCGTAGTCGGTGCAATCAACATCGCCAgagttggaaaaaagaaaaaaaaacgtatagtTGATCCCTCTTTTCTAGGAATCTGTATAACGCGAAAATGAAACGTGTCAtcgcagaggtagttgagcattcGTCGTGCACTGTTTCGCTAAAAGGGCGAACGCACGAAAGCTACAGTAACCAATTGAAACGTCACGCGAAGAACGACAACCAGCTCGACACCTAAAGCATGCTGCTCGAACAGAAAGAAAGGCGCACGAAATGTATGCACCGGTGTGCGCAGGATGAGCGTCAACAAGGATCACAATTTTTACTTCGTGTGTGAGCAcagcgctcctttcgtaaacgcagccGTGGCAGTGAGCGATGGGACGTTCGTGCTCTCTTCGATTCCTGTAACTTCAAAGGAAACTTGTGATGGAAGTACAAGAGGTACAAAGCGTCCGAATGCTTAGATAAGCGCTCGCGCGAGTGAGTGACCACACCAGAGAACAAGTACATGCATCTAGTCCGTTCCATGTGGAGGCGCGTGCGCACAGCTACGCGTGGGGTGGCGCAGCAAGACGATCTTCAGAGCATGCGCGCCTAATGCGCGCCCGTAATGTCATCTGGCTACTGATGACGGAAACACGCTGAAGTTTCCGAGTTCTGAGGACCGCCAgtggtacatggtgtatataaatagcttgctgttaaCATGGTAAAGAAGGGTCGTTATGTGGCTAAGTGGTTAGCGTGGTGCGCTGAGGAGTGCGAGGTCGCTGGCTCGGCACCCTGCTGCAAAtcttttcggggcgaagctccttagggcgtgggttgtgcgtcccctgtatgtagccacctctcgtttagttcttgcagtgttcactagatggtggtagcgtcacttgtatgtagccacctctagtttagttcttgcagtgttcactagatggcggtacttgtatatgatgatgaaaagatgcaagatgttataaactagacggcggcacttgtagttgatgatgaaagatgcgagatgttatcaaataggaatgatgtcacatatggcaggtgtcattggtggaaggcaatcgttcgatttagtgcagcgacgtacgctaggggggagcattgtaataaaatcgagtgggcaaaatgtacagaagattcatggtttaccaggttttcctccagagcttcgcccactcatcatcattcacttcgtggatatggcggcactttttttattcTAGTCTTCATTTTAATGAAATCTGTTAgtaaatatttttaaaacttCATACTCATACGTCAtcgagccgtggtggaccccagcATAAACCAGTTCCGAGTTAAAATTAGCTCGCAGATAAGTGTCTGCCCAAGGTCAGCCAACGGGGAGCAGCGAAGTGGGGAGCATTTTACGGCAGGGGCGGTGTTGAGAAACGGGTGCGCTCGCCAGGAGGAACTCGCTTTTTCTAGGTAGCACGGGTAACACACAAAAACCCGCGTCCGTGCGTCCTGCTGCCCCTCATTGCAGCGACCATCGCCGCTCAGTCACTCGGATGTGAAACAGCCATAAGAGTATCATATATAAGAGTATCATATATTGGCATTATATGTTTGGTTTGACAGGAAGGGCTACAGTTGCTGCCCAAAAAATCTTTGACGGATTGTGCTAATTAGTAGGTATTCATGTTAAAAAGACGGCAGACGCAAAACGCGGACACAGGGGAGAAGTCGAGACGGCCCAAAACGTTAACAACTTATAAGTCACACATCGACGGAGCTTACTCGAAATTAAACCACACATTCAACACCCTTGGAGCTACTTAACACATGTAACCTTTGCCAATTGTCGCGGGCATATTGGCTAAGCATATGGTTACATATCAAAGATAAAACAATACCTCTAAAGCAGGACACGTGATAAACATCAACTTAATAAATAGCACCGAACTTTATATCATACTCTAAATCAACAATGAACAATGAATTTGTAAAATATTTTAATGTGCTTCAAACTTACGCACAACTGCTTTATTTTCTGAGTATAGCGGAGTTTTTCAAGAAACGTTCGACAAGCTTGTCTTCCTTTTGCAGGTCAAGGGAGAGACATTTGCGCGCAAGGAAAAAACTGTGCCCGTCAACGTGACAGTTGTGGACACCGTGGCCAACTTCGAGGCAACAGCGTATCCGGGTAATCCGGGCACACTGCGCACTTTTCACGTAGAACAGATACGGTTC
Above is a window of Rhipicephalus microplus isolate Deutch F79 chromosome 1, USDA_Rmic, whole genome shotgun sequence DNA encoding:
- the LOC119159485 gene encoding salivary anticoagulant protein P23 encodes the protein MSRLHSRVCSDTTIWHLWLHRRVATRRRRGERHQAQGRINARTGFVALTTHHWPSGHRYLKRQLETTAGRVGTGGRLYSRSRKTPLATLQPTRQQRFMKERMAGIAHLLLFAALFGASWAGGAKDSNAFMDLILLQKMPNLVRSNSRLFPNVTIPEFKFKVENTRGLNRDLKVKMKEGAVRGFDTGIRRTTDCNPPAPVAFNVSVSCILNFNGLYTTFVAKTEGDNLLGTEKRVPVNVTVVDTTGRFEATSATGRAGVVRTFHIDKIRLRTTYGDNLHLNDARKTEFLRQIEEKVTAVLYDALYNEYMHLLNRALDGLRFPNP
- the LOC119160156 gene encoding salivary anticoagulant protein P23 translates to MIQLVRLPASIMARLLLCLASLVIFGAVHTSTVGDSNRFLDIILEDKLPRQIRDLKNVYPFVKVPYFKFKIKSTGITNRELKVKVKYGVLKGFDTGVRRIGECHPPVLIKGNITVSCLLELKGINASLITEVKGETFARKEKTVPVNVTVVDTVANFEATAYPGNPGTLRTFHVEQIRFHTVYDRRLSLNSERQRGFNTEIERGLRNILYDLLYTDYKKALEKAVESMPFPRA